One stretch of Musicola paradisiaca NCPPB 2511 DNA includes these proteins:
- a CDS encoding glycoside hydrolase family 3 protein: MLALSAALPLLFSPLASAVQQAVLETRDIRLISVDGLQFRDLNRDGKLNPYEDWRLPAAVRTADLVSRMTLAEKAGVMMHGSAPTAGSVIGAGAHYDRQSARALIADLHINSFITRLSGDNPAQMADENNALQQLAEATRLGIPITISSDPRNAFQSLAGASSAAGKFSKWPETLGLAAIGDETLVRRFADIVRQEYRAVGITEALSPQADLATEPRWPRIDGTFGEDPALTKKMVHGYVAGMQNGTGGLNDGSVIAVVKHWVGYGAAQDGWDSHNAYGKYARYGKDGLQSHIEPFTGAFAAHAAGIMPTYSILRGATWRGVPIEPVGAGFNKFLLTDLLRDQYGFDGVILSDWLITNDCKGDCVTGVGPGEKPVPRGMPWGVEHLTSYERFIKAVNAGIDQFGGVTDSAMLVKAVREGRLRESRLDASVTRILQQKFQTGLFERPFVKAEQAGNVVGNPQSQQLANNAQAQALVLLQNKQLLPLRPGSRLWVYGIDPAAVKNAGFIPATRLEEADIALIRTRTPYEQPHKNYFFGSRHHEGSLAFSADNPDYQAIVRASARVPTVVTLYLERPAVLANVVNKTQALVANFGVSDAVLLQRLSSSADYTARLPFELPSSMQAVLKQRSDLPHDSAAPLFPFGFGLPR, from the coding sequence GTGTTGGCGCTAAGCGCCGCGCTGCCTTTGCTGTTTTCCCCGCTGGCATCCGCCGTCCAACAGGCGGTATTGGAGACCCGCGATATCAGACTGATCAGTGTTGATGGCTTGCAGTTCAGGGATCTCAACCGGGATGGCAAACTCAACCCGTATGAAGACTGGCGTCTGCCGGCGGCGGTGCGTACCGCCGATCTGGTATCCCGCATGACGCTGGCGGAAAAAGCCGGCGTGATGATGCACGGTTCGGCGCCGACCGCCGGGAGCGTCATCGGCGCCGGCGCGCATTATGACCGGCAGAGCGCCCGCGCGCTGATCGCCGATCTCCACATCAACAGCTTTATCACCCGCCTTTCCGGCGACAACCCGGCGCAGATGGCGGACGAAAACAACGCATTACAGCAGTTGGCGGAAGCCACCCGGCTGGGGATCCCCATCACCATCAGCAGCGACCCGCGCAATGCCTTTCAGTCGCTGGCCGGCGCCAGCAGCGCCGCGGGTAAATTCAGCAAATGGCCGGAAACACTCGGGCTCGCCGCCATCGGCGATGAGACGCTGGTGAGACGTTTCGCCGATATCGTCCGGCAGGAATACCGCGCCGTCGGGATTACCGAAGCGCTGTCGCCGCAGGCGGATCTCGCCACGGAGCCGCGCTGGCCGCGCATTGACGGTACCTTCGGCGAAGACCCGGCCCTGACGAAAAAAATGGTGCACGGCTACGTCGCCGGCATGCAAAACGGCACCGGCGGCCTTAACGATGGCAGCGTCATTGCGGTGGTCAAACATTGGGTCGGCTATGGCGCGGCGCAAGACGGCTGGGACAGCCACAACGCCTACGGCAAATACGCCCGTTACGGTAAAGATGGGTTGCAATCCCACATCGAGCCGTTTACCGGCGCCTTCGCCGCCCACGCCGCAGGCATCATGCCCACCTACTCCATCCTGCGCGGCGCCACCTGGCGCGGCGTGCCTATCGAACCGGTCGGCGCCGGTTTCAATAAGTTTCTGCTTACCGACCTGCTGCGCGACCAATACGGTTTTGACGGTGTGATCCTCAGCGACTGGCTGATTACCAATGATTGCAAGGGTGATTGCGTCACCGGCGTCGGGCCGGGCGAAAAACCGGTGCCGCGCGGCATGCCCTGGGGCGTGGAGCATCTGACGTCCTATGAACGCTTTATCAAAGCGGTCAACGCCGGCATCGATCAATTCGGCGGCGTCACGGATTCAGCCATGTTGGTCAAAGCGGTGCGGGAAGGCCGTTTGCGGGAATCCCGGCTGGATGCGTCCGTCACCCGGATCCTGCAACAGAAATTCCAGACCGGGCTGTTCGAACGGCCGTTCGTTAAGGCAGAACAGGCGGGAAACGTGGTCGGCAATCCGCAATCGCAGCAACTGGCTAATAATGCCCAGGCGCAGGCACTGGTGCTATTGCAGAACAAACAGTTGCTGCCGCTGCGTCCGGGGAGCCGGTTGTGGGTCTACGGCATCGACCCGGCGGCGGTGAAAAATGCCGGCTTCATACCGGCCACGCGGCTGGAAGAGGCCGACATCGCGCTGATCCGCACCCGCACGCCCTACGAGCAGCCGCATAAAAACTACTTTTTCGGCAGCCGACACCACGAAGGTTCGCTAGCCTTCAGCGCGGATAATCCCGACTATCAGGCTATCGTGCGCGCCAGCGCCCGCGTGCCTACCGTCGTCACCCTGTATCTGGAGCGGCCCGCCGTCCTGGCGAATGTGGTGAACAAGACCCAGGCGCTGGTCGCCAATTTCGGTGTTAGCGACGCGGTATTGCTACAGCGGTTGTCGTCTTCTGCGGACTATACCGCCAGGTTGCCATTCGAGCTGCCATCCTCCATGCAGGCGGTGCTGAAACAGCGTTCGGATCTTCCCCACGACAGTGCCGCCCCCTTGTTCCCGTTCGGGTTCGGGCTGCCGCGCTGA
- a CDS encoding CidA/LrgA family protein, with translation MGNAFILCWQYLRAFALISLCLFAGNAVSALLPITIPGSIIGMLILFALLASQILPARWVKPGCNLFIRYMALLFVPIGVGVMNYYDLLLSQFGPIVVSCLFSTIIVMLVVGHTTQMMQRDRRIPDTSAKPGGSNHAE, from the coding sequence ATGGGTAATGCATTCATCCTTTGCTGGCAGTATTTGCGCGCTTTCGCGCTGATCTCTCTCTGTCTTTTTGCCGGCAACGCGGTATCCGCGCTGCTGCCCATTACCATCCCCGGCAGCATTATCGGCATGTTGATACTGTTCGCTCTGTTGGCCTCGCAGATCCTGCCGGCCCGTTGGGTCAAACCCGGCTGCAATCTGTTTATCCGCTATATGGCGCTGCTGTTCGTCCCCATCGGCGTGGGCGTGATGAACTACTACGATCTGCTACTCAGTCAGTTCGGCCCGATTGTGGTGTCCTGCTTGTTCAGCACCATCATCGTCATGCTTGTGGTCGGCCATACGACCCAGATGATGCAACGCGATCGCCGTATTCCTGACACATCCGCCAAACCGGGAGGAAGCAACCATGCTGAATAA
- a CDS encoding CidB/LrgB family autolysis modulator, with amino-acid sequence MLNNIGWSLPLTLVVFFAARRLAMTLKMPLFNPLLMSMLVIIAILLMLHIPYAHYFAGSSVLNSLLQPAVVALAFPLYEQLHQIHARWKSIISVCFIGSVAAIVSGTAIALWLGATREIAASVLPKSVTTPIAMAVASTIGGIPAISAVCVVFVGILGAVLGHTLFNRVNIRTAAARGLAMGTASHALGTSRCVEVDYQEGAFSSLALVICGIMTSLIAPFLFPVLMRLFG; translated from the coding sequence ATGCTGAATAATATCGGGTGGTCGCTGCCGTTGACGCTGGTGGTGTTTTTCGCCGCGCGCCGGCTCGCCATGACACTGAAAATGCCGTTGTTCAATCCGCTGCTGATGTCCATGCTGGTGATCATCGCCATCCTGCTGATGCTGCACATTCCCTACGCGCACTATTTCGCCGGCAGCAGTGTGCTCAACAGCCTGCTGCAACCGGCGGTGGTGGCGTTGGCGTTTCCACTGTACGAACAGTTGCACCAGATCCATGCCCGCTGGAAATCGATTATCAGCGTATGTTTTATCGGTAGCGTAGCGGCGATCGTGTCTGGTACGGCCATTGCACTGTGGTTGGGCGCCACCCGCGAAATCGCCGCGTCGGTGCTGCCCAAATCCGTCACCACGCCGATCGCCATGGCCGTCGCCAGCACCATCGGCGGCATTCCCGCCATCAGCGCAGTCTGCGTGGTTTTCGTCGGTATTCTCGGCGCCGTACTGGGCCATACGCTGTTTAATCGGGTGAATATTCGCACCGCCGCCGCGCGCGGCCTGGCGATGGGCACCGCGTCGCACGCCCTCGGTACTTCGCGGTGTGTCGAAGTGGATTACCAGGAAGGCGCGTTCAGTTCTCTGGCGTTGGTTATCTGCGGCATCATGACATCGTTGATTGCCCCCTTCCTGTTCCCGGTGCTGATGCGGCTATTCGGTTGA
- a CDS encoding NAD-dependent malic enzyme, protein MELEYESKRPLYIPYAGPILLEFPLLNKGSAFSDEERDHFNLHGLLPKAVETIEEQAERAWRQYESFKNDMEKHVYLRNIQDTNETLFYRLLANHLSEMMPIIYTPTVGAACENFSDIYRRARGLFISYPNREHIDDMLQNATKQNVKVIVVTDGERILGLGDQGIGGMGIPIGKLSLYTACGGISPAYTLPVVLDVGTNNPQRLNDPLYMGWHHPRITGEEYDEFVDDFIQAVKRRWPNVLLQFEDFAQSNAMPLLKRYRDDICSFNDDIQGTAAVALGSLIAASRAAGSQLRDQTVTFLGAGSAGCGIAEQIIAQMKSEGLSDEEARARVFMVDRFGLLTDKLPNLLDFQSQLVQKSEKLSKWDVNSDAISLMDVIRNAKPTILIGVSGQPGLFTEEIIREMHRNCPRPIVMPLSNPTSRVEARPEDVIRWTDGAALVASGSPFPPVKYKDRVYPIAQCNNSYIFPGIGLGVLASGAKRITDSMLMAASRALADCSPLAADGEGALLPDLGTIHDVSKRIALEVGKAAQLAGVAELTSEDALHKGIAHNFWHPQYRQYKRTSF, encoded by the coding sequence ATGGAATTGGAATACGAAAGTAAACGTCCACTCTATATCCCTTACGCCGGTCCCATTTTGCTCGAATTCCCCCTGCTGAACAAAGGCAGCGCCTTCAGTGACGAAGAACGCGACCACTTCAACCTTCATGGCCTGTTGCCCAAAGCAGTAGAGACCATTGAAGAGCAGGCAGAACGCGCCTGGCGTCAATATGAGTCATTTAAGAACGACATGGAAAAACATGTCTATCTGCGCAATATCCAGGACACCAACGAAACCCTGTTTTACCGCCTGCTGGCCAACCACCTGAGCGAGATGATGCCCATCATCTACACGCCGACAGTCGGCGCCGCGTGCGAAAACTTTTCTGATATCTACCGCCGTGCGCGTGGTCTGTTCATTTCCTACCCGAACCGCGAACACATCGACGACATGCTGCAGAACGCCACTAAACAGAATGTAAAAGTCATTGTGGTGACTGACGGCGAACGTATCCTTGGCCTGGGCGACCAGGGTATCGGCGGTATGGGCATTCCTATCGGTAAGTTGTCCCTGTACACCGCGTGCGGCGGGATCAGCCCGGCCTATACGCTGCCGGTGGTGCTGGATGTCGGTACCAACAACCCGCAGCGACTGAACGACCCGCTTTACATGGGTTGGCATCATCCGCGTATCACCGGCGAGGAATACGACGAGTTCGTCGATGATTTCATCCAAGCGGTTAAACGCCGTTGGCCGAACGTTCTGTTGCAGTTCGAAGATTTCGCCCAGAGCAACGCCATGCCGTTGCTGAAGCGCTATCGCGACGACATTTGCAGCTTCAACGATGATATTCAGGGAACCGCCGCCGTGGCGCTGGGGAGTTTGATCGCCGCCAGCCGCGCCGCCGGCAGCCAACTGCGCGACCAGACCGTTACCTTCCTGGGCGCCGGCTCCGCCGGTTGCGGCATCGCCGAACAGATCATCGCCCAGATGAAGTCCGAAGGACTGAGCGATGAAGAAGCCCGCGCCCGCGTATTCATGGTGGATCGTTTTGGGCTGCTGACCGACAAGCTGCCGAACCTGCTCGATTTCCAGAGCCAACTGGTACAGAAGAGCGAAAAACTCAGCAAATGGGACGTGAACAGCGACGCTATTTCACTGATGGATGTGATTCGCAACGCCAAACCGACCATTCTGATCGGCGTATCCGGCCAGCCGGGTCTGTTTACGGAAGAGATCATCCGTGAAATGCACCGTAACTGCCCGCGTCCGATCGTGATGCCGCTGTCCAACCCGACCTCTCGCGTCGAAGCGCGTCCGGAAGACGTTATCCGCTGGACCGACGGCGCCGCGCTGGTCGCCAGCGGCAGCCCCTTCCCCCCGGTGAAATACAAAGACCGCGTGTACCCGATCGCACAGTGCAACAACTCCTACATTTTCCCGGGTATCGGTCTGGGTGTGCTGGCATCGGGCGCTAAGCGCATTACCGACAGCATGCTGATGGCCGCCAGCCGCGCGCTGGCCGACTGCTCTCCGCTGGCGGCGGATGGCGAAGGCGCTCTGCTGCCGGATCTCGGCACGATCCACGATGTCTCCAAACGCATCGCGCTGGAAGTCGGCAAAGCGGCGCAATTGGCCGGCGTGGCGGAACTGACCTCCGAAGACGCGCTGCACAAGGGGATTGCCCATAACTTCTGGCACCCGCAGTATCGCCAGTACAAACGCACCTCGTTCTAA
- the cdd gene encoding cytidine deaminase, giving the protein MQARFQSAFTHLSAPLQSALAPMLARDDFSAMLTAAEVNHLCGQCRITVDALAFALLPLAAACALTPISAFKVGAVALGDSGALYWGANMEFSGAPLQQTVHAEQSAVAHAWLRNETALRSVTVNYTPCGHCRQFMNELNSASTLNICLPGRSPARLGHYLPDAFGPRDLNISTLLMDNVDRGMTLPESDALTAAALDAANRSHAPYSQAFSGVALQGERGIYTGRYAENAAFNPSLPPLQSALNLMNLSGESHDAIQRAVLVEPRRAAISQWSATQSLLAMLGCQDTRHVLAE; this is encoded by the coding sequence ATGCAAGCACGTTTCCAGAGCGCATTCACCCATCTGTCTGCACCGTTACAGTCTGCATTGGCGCCGATGCTGGCGCGGGATGATTTTTCCGCCATGCTGACCGCAGCCGAAGTCAACCATCTCTGCGGCCAGTGCCGGATCACCGTTGATGCGCTGGCGTTCGCGCTGCTCCCTTTGGCGGCGGCGTGTGCGTTGACGCCAATTTCCGCCTTCAAGGTCGGCGCTGTGGCGCTCGGGGACAGCGGCGCATTGTACTGGGGCGCCAATATGGAGTTCTCCGGCGCGCCGTTGCAACAAACCGTGCACGCCGAACAAAGCGCGGTAGCCCACGCCTGGCTGAGGAATGAAACCGCGTTACGGAGCGTCACCGTCAACTACACGCCGTGCGGGCATTGCCGTCAGTTCATGAACGAACTCAACAGCGCATCGACGCTGAACATTTGCCTTCCAGGCCGTTCGCCGGCCCGCCTTGGCCATTATTTGCCCGATGCGTTCGGCCCACGCGATCTGAACATCAGCACCCTGCTGATGGATAACGTAGATCGTGGCATGACGCTGCCGGAATCCGATGCGCTGACCGCTGCTGCGCTCGATGCCGCCAATCGCAGCCACGCCCCTTATAGCCAGGCGTTCAGCGGCGTGGCCTTACAGGGCGAGCGCGGTATCTATACCGGGCGTTACGCAGAAAACGCAGCGTTTAATCCCAGCCTGCCGCCATTGCAGTCCGCACTCAATCTGATGAATTTGTCCGGCGAATCCCATGACGCAATACAACGGGCCGTGCTGGTGGAACCACGCCGCGCCGCCATCAGTCAGTGGAGCGCCACGCAATCACTGCTTGCTATGTTGGGGTGTCAGGACACCCGCCATGTTCTGGCGGAGTAA